From the Salmo trutta chromosome 25, fSalTru1.1, whole genome shotgun sequence genome, the window ACgtatacgacagcgtgttccacttCCCGACAGTattcagcaactttgcacagccattgaagaggagtgggacaacattccactggccacaatcaacagcttgatcatGCGAACGAGAAAATGGCcagattattataattttttttaaggtatttatGACCAACAGTtgcatatctttattcccagtcaagtgaaatctgtagattagggcctaatttatttatttcaattgactgatttccttatgaactgtaactcactaaaatctttgaaattgttgctagTTGCGTTCATATTTTCGTTCAACATAGATGTGTAAGATAAGGGTGGGTTTATAACCCTCATGTTGCAGCATTGTGTCAAATGAATGTTTATTTTCTCAGAGTTCATCTCTCACTCCTTCTCGATATTGGAGCTCCAGTTCCTATTCCAGCATGTCCTACCAGAcctgactgggagactagtggtGGATGTGGGTTCCAGGCTAGGGGCAGTACTCTATGGGGTAAATTACAGTTTGTTTTGGAATGAAAGGGAAACCATTTATGGCATTGAGATGTATGGTTATGTGAAAATATTGCAGGAAAATGTCATGAATTCTTTGGCCAAAAAGTATTTACTCTTCCAGTCATCTGTTTGTGCTTCAGGGGTACCTGTACAGCTCTGCAGTTCGGCTTGTTGGGGTAGAGATCAGTGCAGAGTTTGTCAGGCTTCAGAATATGGCTGTGGAGAAGTATGGCTTCAGCGACCGAATACAGGTAAAGCGATCATTAGTATAATTTTACATATATTTATCTTGAtctttattttatgtttttaaagAATGTAAGTGCCACAGCTTTCTCTCATTGTCTCACATGTCTGCAGGTCATCCATGGAAATATCAGTACTCAGGATTCCCTGTTACAGAATGCAGATGTTCTCATCATGAACAATGTGTTTGAGTACTTTCTACAGCCCAATGACCAAATTAAGTAGGTAAACCTTGGACACCacaccaggggtgtattcattaggacATATCGTTTCAAAACGTTTTCCAACAGAAAATATCATTATCCTATaatgcagcgtttcccaaactcggtcctcaggaacccaaggggtgcacattttgttttttgccctaacactacacagctgattcaaatgatcaaagcttgatgattatttgaatcagctgtgtagtaccAGGACAAAAACCAACACGTGCACCCTTTGGGCTcccaaggaccgagtttgggaaacgctgcaaTATAGGATGCAGTAAGTGATCATTGGAAGATTTCAATTGAATACTCCTCGTGTCCTGTCTCCTTCTCAAAatccattggatgagaaagccagaggtcccgcccctctgaccttttcctccaatgggttttgatgaggagagaggggtaaggatgcaattgagatcttcctCATATATTGTATCTGGTAATGATGCTGTGTAGTACCAAGACAAAAACCAACATGTGCAcctcttggggtcccgaggatggagtttgggaaaccctgctctaatGTCTCTATCCTCTTGCTTTTGTAGAGCCTGGTATTTTATCGTTCACAATTTCCGCAAGAAAGGTGCTCTATTGGTTACAGTTCCAAGCCTCCAGGAAGCACTTTCTTCACATCAGGTAAGTACTGAAAATGCCTGTAAAAACGGTCTGTTTTCCACACTTTGAGAATTGAATGTTTCTATGATGTGTAACTTCAAGCGTAATGCACACCTCTCTATTGCTGTACTGTGCTCCTCCTTCAGGGAGGGATCAACCTCAGCAAGTGGGTAGAGGAACTACCTCTGGATTACAACGTCTATCTGGGGAAGGACGGTGACCCGGACGCATTCAAAAATATACGCCTGTATAGGGTACTGTGACCCTGAGTGAAGACCAAACATCCGCTCAGACTTTCTGTCCCTTGGATATTGACTTTCTGCTGCTTTTTGCAGATGGATTCTCTTCTAGGACTGTGCCCTACCATATCATGTTCAAGGTATAACAATCTATAAAGATGACCGAGTGATCTGTGACAAGAAATCCCAAATATCACTCTGATAATGTTATGTACTTTACAGTTCAGTGAATGATTTGTCAGCCTTTTTACAGAAAATGTTGGACAAATGTctgaaatactgtagtaaatGAGTGGTTAAAACATTTGCCTGATGGTTCTTGTACGTTCCCCTCTCACCCACACTACTGAAACAGGAAGCATGGGAGGGTAGCATAATTACAGCAGAAAGTGGCTATTAAATGGCACCAGCTCTGAGGAACTTCTGTGTTGCCTTCTTTACCAACAGCATGGCATCACATCTCTTTTGCAGTGCTTTAATAGTGTTTCATTTTGGACTCTGTGGCCATTGTAATTACAACCTCTTTGATGGATTTTGAACCTTAGTTATGAGGCTCTTTAACCACACCAGACAGGCATCATGCAGTCATGTTATAGTAAATAAACCATTGTTGAACATTGGCCTTCAGTCACCATCAGTATTCTGTTTATTGAAATATGACAGAAGCCAaactaaggctgcgtttacacatgctgaccctttttttttttttaccaatcatATAAGCTCTTATGCAAATAATTGGTCAATATATCAGAATAGGGCTGCCTGAGTAAACGCAGCATAAGAACAAAGCACGTACATATTGGTGATTCATACCCCCTCATGGCGGACAGACGTGAAGTTGGATGCATGTGGAAAATGTTAGGCGCTATAATATGTTGTAACTGATTATGATCACTCACTTAAACCTGTACAAAAGTTGCGTATCAGTTAAAAGTATGTTTTACCAGAACAGATATGTTATGTTCTACTATTCATTTCAAGTAGTAACAAATCCCATATTGCTTCTCCACTCCTCTGATGTTCAACGAACATAAATATGATTGGTGGTGATGATGCGAGTGGCGGGATAAACAACCAATGGAGATAACATAGTCTTCACTCAAGCTACGCCCTCCTCATCTGTGAAATAGAGCGGATCAACTGTATAGTCAACACGCAGTCTGTCCGCTGGAGAAGTGGGACAGGCCGTtgactttttgtatttttctcccGCGGATTATTGTTTTAACATTACATAACCGATCCGGTAAATCTCTTGAATTCTTTCTCTAGTATGCGAAAATGTTCTCAGGTGGTTTAAACATCGAGGTTTTTAATTGATCATGTCAGACAGATTCCCATTATTTCAGCACATTTTCATGTGAGTTGGTTGGAAAAGCGTCACTTTTGTGTGTTACTGGAAGCGTGTGTCATTAACAAAGGCTAGATTTCCTCTTAAAATTGTAGATTATCACGACCATTTTTTTTGTATGTTTGGGTCACTGTCCTCATGTCTGAGTTTATTGCCGATGAATACTGATTTAAAACTTTATGTAATTACATGGTTGGCTTTCTTTTCCCCTCCTTTTTTGAGTATCAAAGAGGACAAATCGGAGACGAAGATAAAGAAAGATGCCGCTTCTCCACAGAAAGCCGTTTGTCAGACAGAAGCCCCCAGCGGACCTCAAACCAGATGAAGAAGTGTTTCTTTGCAAAGTCACACATGAAATCTTCAGGACATACGAGTACGTTAAGACCAAACTGATAAATTAATTAACGTTAAAGAATTATCAATGTTAGACCATCCGACTTTGGCTCAACTCAAATTAGGAAAGTTTAACCATAGTGACagcaaacattagctagcttgctaagaAGCTAAAATCCACTGCAGTGCTGGAAGATGGACAAAGTTCTACTTATTATAAACTAGTTGGTAAATCATTAATAATGTGTTGTCTGGTTGACACCTATTTAGC encodes:
- the zgc:109986 gene encoding uncharacterized protein zgc:109986 — translated: MNFSDAKNEIVRLLSRVNSKDLPRLIDWMKNSDEVDDGLVDNQKVILQSISEDLRACLPLEAVLSSESLAIQKTQQNPQPTLHVDAFLYDEDTVDTLCEEGKMSRNYCLNCGTHRTAPLEFISHSFSILELQFLFQHVLPDLTGRLVVDVGSRLGAVLYGGYLYSSAVRLVGVEISAEFVRLQNMAVEKYGFSDRIQVIHGNISTQDSLLQNADVLIMNNVFEYFLQPNDQIKAWYFIVHNFRKKGALLVTVPSLQEALSSHQGGINLSKWVEELPLDYNVYLGKDGDPDAFKNIRLYRVL